Genomic segment of Benincasa hispida cultivar B227 chromosome 1, ASM972705v1, whole genome shotgun sequence:
AGTCCTGTTGTTGACAAAGAAGTGGAAGATATTACTAAAAATCTCGAGTTACAGTGACCGGTCATGCTGAGAAACCGAGAGAAGTGGAAAATCGTGATGCCTCTCTCGACCTTCCGATAACACTAAAGAAAGGTACTCGCTCATGTGCAAAGTACTCTATGCACAGCTACTTGACGTATAATAACTTGTCTTCCGAGTTTAAAGCATTTACCACTAGCTTGGACACCATAATAATTCTAAGCAATATCCGTGAAGCCATGGAGAACTCTGAATGGAAATCGGCCGCTACAGAAGAAATGAGGGTGCTTGAGAAAAATGGCACATGGGAACAGGTCCCTTTACCAGAAGAACACAAGACagttggttgcaaatgggttTTCACTATAAAATACAAATCAGATGGGACGATTGATCGGTATAAGGCCAGACTTGTTGCTAAAGGTTTTACCCAGACTTACGGAGTTGATTATTCTGAAACATTCTCTCCTGTAGCTAAACTCAATACTATTCGTGTGTTGTTGTCAATTGTTGTTAACAAAGATTGACCACTGTATCAATTGGACGTTAAAAATGCGTTCCTTaatggtgaacttgaagagGAGGTCTATATGAGCCCACCTCCTGGATTTAAAAGTCAGTTGAAGCACAAGGTTTGCTGACTGAAGAAATCCttatatggactgaaacaatcCCCAAGAGCTTGGTTCGATAGGTTTACTACATTTGTTAAAGCACAAGGTCACAACCAAGGGCACTCAGATCATATACTATTTACGAAACCATATGATTCTGAGAAGGTTGTTGTTCTCataatgtatgttgatgatattgtttTGTTCGGTGATGATAAGAGTGAAATTACGAGGCTTAAAATGAGAATGgccaaagaatttgaaattaaagaccttggTAAGCTGAGATACTTCCTGGGAATGGAGGTAGCTCGATCAAGATAAGCTATTTCAGTATCGCAAAGAAAATATATACTTGATTTACTCAAAGAGACAGGCATGACTGGCTATAAACCTGTTGACACACCTGTGGGGCATAATGTAAAATTTGGTGTTACAAACAACGGGGTTCCTGTGAGCAAGGAAAGGTACTAGAGGTTGGTTGGAAAGCTGATCTACCTATCCCATACCAGACCAGACATTTCATATGCAGTAAGCGTTGTGAGCCAGTTTATGCAAGCTCCGTATGAGGAATATATGAATGCAGTTGAGTGTATCCTTCGATATTTGAAGGGAACCCCTAGTAAGGGCTTAATGTTTAAAAAATCTGGGAAAAGAACGATTGAAGCCTATACAGATTCTAATTGGGCAGACTCTGTTATTGATAGAAAGTCAACTTCTGGATATTGTACCTTTGTCTGGGGTAACCTTTTCACTTGGCAAAGTAAGAAACAGGGAGTAGTGGTGAGGGCTGAGTACAGGGCAATGAATTTgggaatatgtgaagaaatctggttaaATAAGGTGTTGATTGATCTTTACCAAGACAGGGAACTTCCAGTGAAGTTGTTCTATGATAATAAAGCTGCAATAAACATTGCGAACAACCCAGTTCAGCATGACAGAACCAAACATGTAGAGATTGACTgacacttcattaaagaaagaCTGGATAACAGGAGCATTTGTATTCCCTAAATTCCATCTAATCAACAAGTGGCAGATGTTCTCATCAAGGGGTTGCTTAGACCAAATTTTGACTATTGTCTCAGCAAGTTAGGTCTTATCGACATTTATgcaccaacttgagggggagtgttgaaactAGGGTTTTTACCCTAGGGGTATTTTTGTAATTGCCTCTAACCCTAGGGTTCTCTACAAGTCTATTTATTCACCCTGTTCTCATGTATTCAGTGTATtagtttataataataaaagaaaagatctGTACCATGGTTTTTCTTCTTggtctagggtttccacgtaaattttgtgttttttctcggttattattttcatcaattactaattcccttaatttgaatttgaacgtttcaaatttgcTCATCACAccattctaaggtttaatctgtttgtgagctagtatgaggacctaatggacctatagatcatgggctccaacgatccaaaacttatcgactaaactctttaacctaattaaccacatcgggtcactccactaaagcccagtataaaaattcattataaaaataatactatcatatatgtaaaaatataatttaatcctataatttctaaaagttaaaatttaaatattataatatcatAGTCAAGCTTTCCATTTAAATAGTACAACATTTATGGCTTAAGGTAGAAAGTCttaaatgttaaaacaatttagaattatattaaagtacaaaaatgttgaaatgaaaattagaaaataactaacTTTTTATACCACAtgtttttttgtaaaaaatatatagataaaataataataataataataataataattattattattataaactcATATTCTGTTTATGTATACAGAATAtgagtgaagaagaagaagaagaagaagaagaagaagaagtaattattattatataaatataattatataatatattcattggGATCGGGACGGGGACATGGAATATAATCGTTGTCCCCGTCCCCATTTAGCCAATGGGGAAAAAATTATCCCCACTCTCTCCCCCATTTTCCATCTAATCGGGGATTCCCCGTGCGGTCCCGGCCTTGCGGGGTAAATGAACATTCCTATCAACacttcatttgtaacactttacaacatttgtaacatttataaagtggccacatccaatagtgtcccaagaataaggtacccttatccatatactatagataaatttggctacctactcgaacttgatccattcttatgtctccgCATAAAGTTTAAGTAGTCAGGTGTTAGCCATAGATCTTTAGTTTAtcagatttatttctaaaacgaaatgatcaactaatatattaaataactactttattcaattaaacttcaataacatctttattgattaacaaaataagtttattgtttacaaactacgagtttaaGGACATTAAATTTTTTTGGGTTATACAATCTTTTCTAGGCCCAACTAATCAAGACCAATCCTGAGATGGTGAAGAAATGGCTGAGGAGGGCTTTGTTAAATCCTCGATGTGTAGATATTCGTTACTCGATAAGTTTCTGCTCGTTACTCGAtggaaatttccttctatcctcgaTGAGCTTCTGTTCTTCGTTCAATGAAACTCGAAAAGTATTGATTGTTACTTGATTCAACTCGACGAGTATTAATCTTTACTCGAAGCAACTCGAAGATGGAAACTCTTGACTCGATGCTACTCGATAGGAGAAATTCGTGACTCGCTGCAACTCGATACTCTAAAAACATTATGATATTGATAATAAGATCATTTATTCTTGATTTGCAGAGAGACAGATGaagattgaaagaagaagataaagagaaTAAGAAATACGTAGAATTACGTGGTTCGGCCAATAAGCTTACTTCCACGGGAAGATTCACTTTCTTCCCACTATCAGTTGTTGTTTACAGAAAAATAGGAAGTATGATGATTTCTCactttttttgtgtgtttagattagtggtatttataacacatacAATATGACCGTTACACGATAAAATTAGTTATGTAAACTAAACTAGCTAAAGTGGTATTTGAGTCACGATTTTTACAAAATCCAATAGAGGATCGACCTTGGCCTCATCTTTGGTCAAGGCCAATTAGCAGGTCATTTTGAGCCTTGGTCCAAACTCAGCTCTTCCCATGTTCAATTTGGTCTTATGGTGTGGTTTTCTGGCTCgaattttgtcattttcttgATTGAATAATTTGCAATTGTCATAAAGTTAATCGTGTCCTTAACCCAAAATCACTCATAACAATATACTTTGAGCTTTTAAATATAGGATTTTTATAATATGGTAAATCgatcatattttaaaacctagTTAATCTTTCAATATCAACATCGTGTCTATAAATCAATCTAATAGAAAATGAtcacattttgaaattttagttttatagaTAGAAATaatcatcaaaattaattacCATAAGATTCAAAGGTGTACTTCAATTTTGACAATGACACACAATATAACACTAGTtaaaaacattatattttaaactGATGaccaattaaaaagaaaaaagaaaaaaaaaactcacacaAACACTTTACGGCCATACATTTCAAAAAGCATGTTTTACTTTTGACAATGACAATATATAAAATACCAATTGGATGAAGGTTTATTTTTCATCTATTGTATAGATTTTTTAAAGTTCCATAACAAGTGGAGTACCAAAAGATTCAAGCATCTAAAATTTTAACCCATAGCAATATTTATCCTAACTAATTGATATATATTCAAGTCGACTATTTAAATTCAAAAGTAGGATATACATGTAGTACTATtctaataatgataataatcaCACTAAGCTTGCCAACACattataaatcttattttaatcACTTAGTTTAATTACTAATTGTAATTAGAAAGAAAGCAATTAGACATAAATGGAAGTGAGAGAGGGGTTGGCCCCCCAAAATGATGGCAGTTTGATATGCAAACTAAGTAAAGTTAATTTATTAATTCTTAACAACCAAATTAAGGGGAAAAAATATGCAAAGGGTTTTAGAAAGCAACCTTAGCTTAGGCTGTGGGAAAAGGAAAAGCCTACAACCTATAGTCAAAAGCAGAACCAATAGGCTTTCAAATGCTCTACCTAGCTATGCCAGTGGGCAGCGGGTTTCTTAattatgtaattatatcttgGGTTTTACTTTAATCTTTCTTATTAAACTAAATAATGAGTATCCACACTATTTTTTGGGTTCAAATCAAATgtttaaagaaataataatttatataattacaGCTCCTAATACAGtcttctaattaattaaataaaccttTTTTAGTTGGGAGAAATTTTAATAACAATTCACTAATATCTTTtagggtaattattttaaatggtaaaacaaCTTAAACAACCTTATTATTCACATGGGAGAAGTTTTagaacaattaattaataaatgtttaTCATAATCTATTGCgatctatcgttgatagattaatgacattttactatatttataaataagttatttattctcctttatttgaaaacaattgtattttttatgtacttttcttaTTAATAAGACTTCAAATTCTATTATGATTGTGAAAATGAAACAATAgactttattaatataataggtaatttatctattaaattatattcaaattgtcatcttaaatatatattttcgtTATAACATGATTATTTAATTCTTCCTACTTAGGAAGAAATATTAATGTAGATGCTAAAGACCTTTTCTTAATGTACCATATAATCATGATTACAAACAATTCCTTTTCATATACTATGTGGGAAATCTTGGTTGTCCGAGTATaattagaagaagaaagagacaaTATTGAGAAACCAAGAGAGCTTTAGAGTTTGTGCAACTTTTTTCTAGATATTCTAGGGATTAGAATATAAACTATTCAGGTTTCTACTTTTACCAAACCTTACAACTTTTTTACCATATTTtactcatttgattttttttttctaggtaTCTTCCAAATAAATAGGCAAAGGagagattaaatattatatCTTCAAAAGAGAGGTTGGTGACTTTTTGACAAGTATGTAACATAATAATAGTAAAAGAAAACACAATTTAATTGTCATCATATGATTTCATAGAAGTTCAAATTTAGTCATTTTTGTTCTTATTGAGTAGGAGTTCTTAAAAAACCTAACACCACAAAAGATTCGATTGATTCAAATCAAAACATCACATTCAATTTCGATTTTTGAGACATTTAGCTTCAATCGCCGTTTCCCCTTCCCATTTCGTTGAACTTCAACTACAAATAACGTCTCTTCTTTATGTCTCACCATCCCTTCATTTCATTGTTGTGCTTCGCATCTCCCTTTCACTTCCTCTTCGTCGGCTATCTTGTCGTTGCCTTGGATTTGCCTCCCATCTCTCCTCTCTTAGCCAATGACGTTGGCAAAAACCATCACACGCAAACCAACTCTTTCTCATTGATCTCTTAAATCCTAGTTGTCTCTTCTCTCTCAAGAGATAACCTATTGGACCTAATCTGACCCAACTTAGCAATTTAGagggttaatttttttttccatatttaatTAGGTAGATCGAGttggagaatcaattttggtaaataaaaaaaatactccgAACTCTAACTAATTAATCCAACCTATGTAGAGTACTCTCAAATTGTTGCGAAAACGTTAAATCTAACATGAGAAGTTATTTGTATATATGATGAATGAGTTTATTATCATAACATTCTATTTTGATGATGTTGCTTAAAtgagttattttaaatatgttagagtattgatataatattaaatttatctttcttcatcaatttaaacttttggATCAATCAGAATTTAACAATATAAATATTTGGGGTAGGTGCCAACTTGATCATAGCTCCATATAAGTTAATGCATTATATGAAAAACAATCTTTTACTCCTTCAAGTTTGCATTTGTAACAATCCAACTTCTTAGGACAACTAAATTGAGGGATCGTTACTATATGCATGCCTAAGTATTCACATTgagggaaaaataaaataaaataataggtTTGCTTAAGTGTACAAAGAAACTATTTTGACTTTAACTCAAGATTTCAAATCGTTTGACCTGGGGTACCCCTtaacacaaaataaataaataaataaaaataataataatagaaaaaaaaacatgcaaaaagaCATAAAGATTCAAATGCGGAAGCGTTTCTAGTTCCTTTGGCACTGTCACAgattcctcttgtcagtcgCCCGAGTCtccttgcccttacctgaaaaacacaTAAAGATAAAAGttaagtataaaatactcagtaagtgatcccattaccgggATCAGGCTATGCATCCACAAGTAGAGAATGTTGGGCCCGTGACTCAAACAATTagaactatttaaaataatgaaaagaaaCGAAAGAACGTACTGTCTTACCTTGACttgcatgtctagtggcctgaTGGCATACTGTTAAACATGGAAAAAGGAACATGAATGTAAACCTGTCGATTCGCACATGTCTAGCGACCCGAAgacacaccgtcaaacatggaaaaagaAACATGAACGCGAACCTGTCGATTCATGCATGTCTAGCAGCCCaaaggcacaccgtcaaacatggaaaagtaacatgaacgtgaacctatCGATTCACACACGTCTAGCGGCTCGAAAGCACATCATCAAACAtggaaaagtaacatgaacgtgaacctgtcgATTCATACATGTCTAGCGGCCTGAAGGCACACCGTTAAACATGAAATTAGACCTGTCGGTCCtctaaaataaaacatacatcaaggCGAGACGGTAAACTGACCTATTGGTCtaatcatgcatcacatacatcatttCAATACTGTTTCTGCCGCACAGATCATAGCATAACATGGAAGTtcaaacatgctcataatacttaaAACTGTCGTGCAACAAGTATATCACAAagacaaaatcatgcttctaaagtccattaattaactttgtaaatctaatctaggtCGCCTAGCACGAAGGCACCGGTAATAGTACCACCTACCTCAAATTGGTCACAAAAGCCCACATAAATAATTCAAGAAATCAATCACCAACGACAACTTGAATTAAAGTTCCTAACCCAGAAACACAACCTTCAATTTCGACCCaatacttaaatttttaaaacttttaagcACAATTCCAAAGCATTCACAACCTATTCCATAATCCCCAAAAAAAACTTACCCAAATTCACGCTTAAGGTGTTGGACAGCTTGCTTAAGTACTTAAAATCCTCGACCTAGAAGCCAAAACGTCAAGGTTAAGGTTACTTTGAAACTGAGAATTAATGGGCATTAGAGACATCCTAACAATTAATCCAATAACCACAAAACTtcacctaaaaaaaaaaaaaaaaatcctagaaCGGTGGACGGAGGGCGGTGTGACACCGACGACTGACCAAACTAGGAGCAGCGCATAGCAGGGTTTCGTTCGATCTGGCAGCTCGCGAATAGAAATGACCGCTGGTAGCCTCAAGTTGGCGATGCGGGACGGTAGCAGCGTTCGGTGAAGACCCAGACGAGATGGCTGATGGTGGCACGTCGGGCTGAGTCACTCAGATCCGAGCAAGGAACGCGCGGCGAGGCCGAGGACATTGATGGCAATGCTCGGCAGCAACGCGTCTAGAAGAAATCGACCGACGGAGTGCGGTTGGCTAGCTTCCAGGGGACGCCGACTCTGGCTTGAGGGTGAGCAACGGCAGCGAGGGGTTCCTTCGGGAGAGGGcttcacttttcttttttttctttcttttttttttctccctacTTATGCCAATATATAATATTCAACCctctttccttttctcttttaaatttcaaatcccACATCcattttacaaaatattttaaatcttcaaacaaaacaaatagaatTAACTCTATAAATAATCAAATCTCCATTTGCAAGCCCAAAATTAAACccaattaattctaaataattaaattatattttaacttaGCCAAATACATAATCTCAGATTCCTATTTATCCAAGTAGTCCAATATAAATTAAagcttaattaaaaaataaattaaagtttaattataaaataaattagggtGTTACAGTATTTAGTAATATTTTGTCCTTTCCATTCatttttccattaattattgatgGGAAGCtgaaatgatatttatttttatttaaaatgtttatttataattttttaaaaagttttgaaaataaaaaatattcttaatctctctctcttttttctttctctttcccttCCCCATCATTCTTCCATCTCAACCCTTCCTTGTCATCAatagttttaaaagaaattaaaaaacaaaagaggaagaaataaaGAGGGGGAAGtggaaggggaaggggaaggggaGGAGGGAGGAGGAAGGagaaatttgtatggatgacccattttttggcccaaaatgtcaaatgatgaatttttaaaaaataatggcAATTGACCTCTGTTGACATTATCGCCATACAAAGT
This window contains:
- the LOC120078832 gene encoding secreted RxLR effector protein 161-like, encoding MTGYKPVDTPVGHNVKFGVTNNGVPVSKERPDISYAVSVVSQFMQAPYEEYMNAVECILRYLKGTPSKGLMFKKSGKRTIEAYTDSNWADSVIDRKSTSGYCTFVWGNLFTWQSKKQGVVVRAEYRAMNLGICEEIWLNKVLIDLYQDRELPVKLFYDNKAAINIANNPVQHDRTKHVEID